A section of the Akkermansia muciniphila genome encodes:
- a CDS encoding ABC transporter permease encodes MNRHKWSKWAAHGCSLVFFILVIWIWQYLSDQKVWKPYLFPSPLEVWEYLRSSFMDGSLEESSWITVKRLVMGYGIGLVMGIPLGMLCSRFQLVQNTLGLVSLGFQALPSVCWVPLATLWFGQTEGAMLFVVIMGTLWSVILATANGMRNVPPIYARAARTMGAGPFYCLIHVTLPASAPFVVSGMKQGWAFAWRSLMAAEIFVPILTGFGLGQLLHYGRELNAMNQVVGIMFVIVVIGLLSDKILFSPLERFLHRRWGTGQA; translated from the coding sequence ATGAACAGGCACAAATGGTCCAAGTGGGCGGCCCATGGGTGTTCGCTCGTATTTTTCATCCTCGTGATCTGGATATGGCAGTATTTAAGTGACCAGAAGGTGTGGAAGCCCTATTTGTTTCCTTCTCCGCTTGAGGTATGGGAGTATTTGCGCTCTTCCTTCATGGACGGGTCTCTGGAAGAGTCTTCCTGGATTACCGTGAAAAGGCTGGTCATGGGGTACGGAATAGGGCTTGTCATGGGGATTCCCCTGGGCATGCTGTGCTCCCGCTTCCAGTTGGTTCAAAATACCCTGGGACTGGTTTCCCTGGGGTTTCAGGCCCTTCCCAGCGTGTGCTGGGTTCCGCTGGCTACCCTTTGGTTCGGCCAGACGGAGGGGGCAATGCTGTTCGTGGTAATCATGGGGACGCTGTGGTCCGTGATTCTGGCGACGGCCAACGGCATGCGGAACGTGCCGCCCATTTATGCCCGGGCGGCGCGCACGATGGGCGCGGGGCCCTTTTACTGCCTGATTCACGTGACTCTGCCCGCTTCCGCCCCGTTTGTGGTGAGCGGCATGAAGCAGGGCTGGGCCTTTGCATGGCGCTCCCTGATGGCTGCGGAAATTTTCGTGCCCATTCTGACCGGGTTCGGCCTGGGGCAGCTCCTGCACTACGGACGCGAGCTGAACGCGATGAACCAGGTGGTGGGCATCATGTTCGTGATCGTGGTGATCGGCCTTTTGTCTGACAAGATTCTGTTTTCCCCGCTGGAACGGTTCCTGCACCGCCGCTGGGGGACGGGGCAGGCGTAA
- the lpxD gene encoding UDP-3-O-(3-hydroxymyristoyl)glucosamine N-acyltransferase codes for MKLALEAVAALTGGKILSGDPELTVFGVASLLDATREEASFLGNEKYFQDFLHTSAGIVLVPPGLPAYPENTAFVEVDNPSMAFNALVKYFMASAYRFAPGIHPTAIIDPSASFNPDKIHIGAYTCIGAHCVIGDGTDIGNGCDIGDGVTMGENCRLHAHVTIRERCKLGSRVTIQPGAVIGSDGFGFLMGDDGRYVGIDQVGIVELGDDVDVGANTTIDRARFGRTIVGEGTKIDNLIQLGHNVVVGKHCVIAAQTGIAGSTKVGDYATIAAQVGISGHLKIGSKTILGAKTGAISDIPENATYWGFPASPFKDASRQYACLRKLPALLKEFHALKKSLESPGK; via the coding sequence ATGAAGCTTGCACTTGAAGCCGTGGCCGCCCTTACCGGGGGAAAAATCCTTTCAGGCGACCCCGAACTGACTGTGTTCGGGGTCGCTTCCCTTCTCGACGCCACCCGTGAGGAAGCCTCCTTCCTCGGCAATGAGAAATACTTCCAGGACTTCCTGCACACCTCCGCGGGAATCGTCCTGGTGCCTCCGGGCCTGCCCGCATACCCGGAAAACACCGCCTTTGTGGAAGTGGACAACCCTTCCATGGCGTTCAACGCCCTGGTGAAATACTTCATGGCTTCCGCCTACCGGTTTGCTCCCGGCATCCATCCCACGGCCATCATTGACCCCTCCGCCAGCTTCAACCCGGATAAAATCCATATTGGGGCCTATACCTGCATCGGCGCGCACTGCGTGATCGGGGACGGCACGGACATCGGCAACGGCTGCGACATCGGAGACGGCGTGACAATGGGGGAAAACTGCCGCCTGCACGCCCACGTTACCATCCGTGAACGCTGCAAGCTCGGCAGCCGTGTGACCATCCAGCCCGGAGCCGTCATCGGTTCCGACGGCTTCGGCTTCCTGATGGGGGACGATGGCCGCTACGTGGGCATTGACCAGGTGGGCATCGTGGAACTGGGGGATGACGTGGACGTAGGCGCCAACACCACCATTGACCGCGCCAGGTTCGGCCGCACCATCGTGGGGGAAGGCACCAAGATTGACAACCTGATCCAGCTCGGCCACAACGTCGTCGTGGGCAAGCATTGCGTGATTGCGGCCCAAACCGGAATCGCCGGCAGCACCAAGGTGGGGGACTATGCCACCATCGCCGCACAGGTCGGCATCTCCGGCCACCTTAAAATCGGTTCAAAAACCATTCTGGGAGCTAAAACGGGAGCCATCTCCGACATTCCGGAAAACGCCACCTACTGGGGCTTCCCGGCTTCTCCGTTCAAGGACGCCAGCCGGCAATACGCCTGCCTCAGAAAACTCCCGGCGCTGCTTAAGGAATTCCATGCCCTCAAGAAGAGCCTGGAATCCCCCGGCAAGTAA
- a CDS encoding OmpH family outer membrane protein, whose translation MALSATANAELKVATVDVQKLFADYYKTHEAQAEVDKAAQTVQETNNTRAETIKKMEADFNDMVKKLQDPMLNEKDKKDLEQKAQIKRQEVIALEQERRGFVERQLKSLQEQMKVRSTKIMGEITKITEGIATKGNYDLVLDKSAQALRSNQVFVYTKPSMDITPSVMKELNKDAPKGFDPTKKKAPAVPAAPAAPAN comes from the coding sequence ATGGCATTGAGCGCCACTGCCAACGCCGAACTGAAAGTAGCAACGGTGGACGTGCAGAAACTCTTCGCCGACTATTACAAAACCCATGAAGCCCAGGCTGAAGTGGACAAGGCCGCCCAGACCGTGCAGGAAACCAACAATACCCGCGCGGAAACCATCAAAAAGATGGAAGCGGACTTCAATGACATGGTCAAGAAGCTTCAGGACCCCATGCTGAATGAAAAGGATAAGAAGGACCTGGAACAGAAAGCCCAGATCAAGCGTCAGGAAGTCATTGCCCTGGAACAGGAACGCCGCGGCTTCGTGGAACGCCAGCTCAAGTCCCTCCAGGAACAGATGAAGGTGCGCTCCACCAAGATCATGGGTGAAATCACCAAGATCACGGAAGGCATCGCCACCAAGGGAAACTATGACCTCGTTCTGGACAAGAGCGCCCAGGCCCTCCGTTCCAACCAGGTCTTCGTTTACACGAAGCCCAGCATGGACATCACCCCCTCCGTGATGAAGGAACTCAACAAGGACGCGCCCAAGGGCTTTGACCCCACCAAGAAAAAGGCCCCGGCCGTTCCCGCCGCTCCCGCGGCCCCGGCCAACTAA
- the panC gene encoding pantoate--beta-alanine ligase, with protein sequence MQTFSTKAQLKGALLKHHRKHDHVVLVPTMGALHDGHRALLEQARKLAGEDGVVVASIFVNPIQFNNSSDLQTYPRTPEKDLEVCEGAGVDYVFSPAPEEMYAGERSITVEEGFLSATLCGASRPGHFSGVCTVLAKLFNLVQPTDAIFGKKDYQQLAIIRRMVRDLDFPVHIHGAEIVRHGNGLAYSSRNARLTPEQKEQAVVIRKAMLQAREEFRAGTDVRTVKQHAAAMIGAVPGTRVDYLEIVDAETMQPLAENRNPALMAAAVYFGDVRLIDNIEL encoded by the coding sequence ATGCAAACATTTTCCACCAAGGCCCAGTTGAAGGGCGCCCTGCTCAAGCACCACCGCAAGCATGACCATGTGGTTCTGGTCCCCACGATGGGGGCCCTCCACGACGGGCACCGCGCCCTGCTGGAACAGGCCCGCAAGCTGGCGGGAGAAGACGGCGTGGTGGTGGCCAGCATTTTCGTCAACCCCATCCAGTTCAATAATTCCTCCGACCTCCAGACCTATCCGCGCACTCCTGAAAAGGATTTGGAAGTGTGCGAGGGCGCGGGCGTGGATTACGTGTTTTCCCCCGCTCCGGAGGAGATGTATGCCGGGGAGCGCAGCATTACCGTGGAGGAGGGCTTTTTATCCGCCACCTTGTGCGGGGCGTCCCGTCCGGGACATTTTTCCGGCGTCTGCACGGTGCTTGCCAAGCTGTTCAACCTGGTGCAGCCCACGGACGCCATTTTCGGCAAGAAGGATTACCAGCAGCTGGCGATTATCCGCCGCATGGTGCGTGACCTGGATTTTCCGGTGCATATCCACGGGGCGGAGATCGTGAGGCACGGGAATGGCCTGGCCTATTCTTCCCGCAACGCCCGGCTGACGCCCGAGCAGAAGGAGCAGGCCGTGGTGATACGGAAAGCCATGCTTCAGGCGCGGGAGGAGTTCCGGGCCGGAACGGACGTGCGGACGGTGAAGCAGCATGCCGCCGCCATGATTGGTGCGGTTCCCGGCACGCGCGTCGATTATCTGGAGATTGTGGATGCGGAGACGATGCAGCCGCTGGCGGAGAACCGGAATCCGGCCCTGATGGCCGCAGCCGTCTATTTCGGCGACGTGCGTCTTATTGACAACATAGAACTTTAA
- a CDS encoding ABC transporter ATP-binding protein — MITAANLHRSYSIGKKSIEILHGVDLHIAAGEKVFLCGPSGAGKTTLMYTLAGLETPQQGTVTIDGTDIYALSATARSVFRNRNMGFIFQNYLLMPELTALENACLASSIGRRPRVEYVTELMERVGLSHRLNHLPSELSGGEQQRVAIARALANDAPIIFADEPTGNLDRKNGAEVLDLLFGLADESRKTLVIVTHDEHLARRGDRIITIMDGNAV; from the coding sequence GTGATTACCGCCGCCAACCTCCACCGCAGCTATTCCATCGGCAAGAAGTCCATTGAGATTCTGCACGGGGTGGACCTGCACATCGCCGCCGGGGAAAAGGTGTTCCTGTGCGGCCCCAGCGGAGCCGGAAAGACCACGCTGATGTACACGCTGGCCGGGCTGGAAACGCCCCAGCAGGGGACCGTGACGATTGACGGCACGGATATTTACGCCTTGTCCGCCACGGCGCGGTCCGTGTTCCGGAACCGGAACATGGGGTTCATTTTCCAGAATTACCTGCTGATGCCGGAGCTGACGGCGCTGGAAAACGCCTGCCTGGCCTCCTCCATCGGCAGGAGGCCGCGCGTGGAATACGTGACGGAGCTGATGGAGCGCGTGGGCCTGTCCCACCGCCTGAACCATCTGCCCAGCGAGCTGAGCGGCGGGGAGCAGCAGCGCGTGGCGATCGCCCGTGCGCTGGCGAATGACGCCCCCATCATTTTTGCGGATGAACCCACCGGGAACCTGGACCGGAAGAATGGCGCGGAGGTGCTGGACCTTTTGTTCGGCCTGGCGGACGAGTCCCGCAAGACGCTGGTGATCGTGACGCATGACGAGCACCTGGCCCGCCGGGGAGACCGCATCATCACGATCATGGACGGAAACGCCGTTTGA
- a CDS encoding M28 family peptidase, producing the protein MKLGVYLSLFSALAILTVSTGCIISHCTTPADGGASVAAVRPGLEQELEKDVRYLAKDCHPRPAGYEKNQARAVQYIARSLADSGATVTYQPFTADKRTFVNVSAVFPGKSAKRIIVGAHYDTCGDTPGADDNASGVAGLLALGRMLKGVSPHCTIELIAYANEEPPYFGTEQMGSAQHAQKLYTEQIGVKAMICLEMIGYFSDTENSQSYPAAGMGALYPDKGDFIAIVGNWDSVRLARTIQKNMQAFLPTVRLNLPEIKGMCMDFSDHRNFWAKDLPAVMITDTSFFRNPNYHQPGDLPETLDYARMAQVVRGVHQAVLHLAQDGK; encoded by the coding sequence ATGAAACTCGGGGTTTATCTCTCTCTGTTTTCCGCCCTGGCTATCCTCACCGTATCCACGGGCTGCATCATTTCCCACTGCACCACCCCCGCGGACGGCGGCGCTTCCGTCGCTGCCGTCCGTCCCGGGCTGGAGCAGGAGCTGGAAAAGGACGTCCGCTACCTGGCCAAAGACTGCCACCCGCGCCCGGCGGGTTATGAAAAGAACCAGGCCAGGGCGGTCCAATACATCGCCCGGTCCCTGGCGGACTCGGGAGCCACGGTCACGTACCAGCCTTTCACGGCGGACAAGCGCACCTTCGTCAACGTCAGCGCCGTTTTCCCCGGTAAATCCGCCAAAAGAATCATCGTCGGCGCGCATTACGACACCTGCGGGGACACCCCCGGAGCGGACGACAATGCCAGCGGCGTGGCCGGATTGCTTGCTTTGGGACGCATGCTCAAGGGCGTCTCCCCCCACTGCACCATTGAACTCATCGCGTATGCCAATGAGGAACCGCCCTACTTCGGTACGGAACAGATGGGCAGCGCGCAGCACGCCCAAAAACTTTATACGGAACAGATAGGCGTGAAAGCCATGATCTGCCTGGAAATGATCGGCTACTTCTCGGACACGGAAAACAGCCAGTCCTATCCCGCCGCGGGCATGGGCGCCCTGTACCCGGACAAGGGGGACTTCATCGCCATCGTCGGCAACTGGGACAGCGTCAGGCTGGCGCGTACCATTCAGAAAAACATGCAGGCCTTCCTTCCCACCGTCCGCCTGAACCTGCCGGAAATCAAGGGCATGTGCATGGACTTCTCCGACCACCGCAACTTCTGGGCGAAAGACCTGCCCGCCGTCATGATCACGGACACCTCCTTCTTCCGGAACCCGAACTACCACCAGCCCGGAGACCTGCCGGAAACGCTGGACTACGCCCGCATGGCGCAGGTGGTCCGGGGCGTGCACCAGGCCGTGCTGCATCTGGCGCAAGACGGCAAATAA
- the cdaA gene encoding diadenylate cyclase CdaA — translation MWDWIMIKDALRAIVEIFILWVFLYQIYRAFHATRGARIMVGLFACFLALVVLAFFFQLNVISWILTRIFAPGLALALVVIFQPELRVGLAKLGSHPFFSSFAKLQRVDFLDNFCKAVSKLSNQRFGALFAFERSISMKPIEDSGVKLDAIFSPELALTIFHTKTALHDGGVVISGDRISAAACVFPVSQKEMSDRTLGLRHRAGVGMSEESDCVVVVVSEETGAIALAVGGKLERNLTPEQLKGRLEELLNISSSNEKTAIA, via the coding sequence ATGTGGGACTGGATTATGATCAAGGATGCGCTCCGGGCGATCGTTGAAATTTTCATCCTGTGGGTATTCCTGTACCAGATTTACCGCGCTTTCCACGCGACGCGCGGCGCGCGCATCATGGTGGGGCTGTTCGCCTGTTTCCTGGCCCTGGTGGTGCTGGCTTTTTTCTTCCAGTTAAACGTGATTTCATGGATACTGACGCGCATTTTCGCCCCCGGCCTGGCGCTGGCGCTGGTGGTGATTTTCCAGCCGGAGCTGCGCGTGGGGCTGGCGAAGCTGGGCAGTCATCCGTTTTTCTCCTCCTTCGCCAAACTCCAGCGGGTGGACTTCCTGGACAATTTCTGCAAGGCGGTGAGCAAGCTTTCCAACCAGCGGTTCGGCGCCCTGTTCGCCTTTGAGCGGAGCATCAGCATGAAGCCCATTGAGGATTCCGGCGTGAAGCTGGACGCCATTTTTTCTCCTGAACTGGCCCTGACGATTTTCCATACCAAGACTGCCCTGCATGACGGGGGCGTGGTGATTTCCGGCGACCGCATTTCCGCCGCCGCCTGCGTGTTCCCGGTCTCCCAGAAGGAGATGAGCGACCGCACCCTGGGGCTGCGCCACCGGGCGGGCGTGGGCATGTCGGAGGAGAGCGACTGCGTGGTAGTGGTGGTGTCCGAGGAAACGGGGGCGATCGCCCTGGCCGTGGGCGGCAAGCTGGAACGCAACCTCACGCCGGAACAGTTGAAGGGCCGTCTTGAAGAACTGCTGAATATTTCTTCTTCCAATGAAAAAACTGCTATTGCTTAA
- the bioD gene encoding dethiobiotin synthase: MRNFIVTGTDTEVGKTYVSCLIVKALREKGINAAGFKPVACGDRQDARHLREAGPDGLTLDQLNPVFLKNATCPYVAARLENTQVDEEAIRRGYDALAAVHECVLVEGVGGWEVPIGPGRNFSDLAADYRLPVLLVIGNKLGAINHALLTLNAIKARGLECLGIVFNNVKDEWDTACVTNRSMVEEFSDAPILGELIHGQDFMDIDALLERLR, from the coding sequence ATGAGGAATTTCATTGTTACCGGAACGGATACGGAAGTCGGCAAGACTTACGTGAGCTGCCTGATTGTCAAGGCGCTGAGAGAGAAGGGCATTAATGCCGCGGGGTTCAAGCCCGTGGCCTGCGGAGACAGGCAGGACGCGCGCCATTTGCGTGAAGCCGGACCGGATGGACTGACGCTGGACCAGCTGAATCCCGTTTTCCTGAAGAATGCCACGTGTCCTTATGTGGCCGCACGGCTGGAGAATACGCAGGTGGATGAAGAGGCCATCCGCCGCGGTTATGACGCCCTGGCCGCCGTTCATGAATGCGTGCTGGTGGAAGGGGTAGGCGGCTGGGAAGTACCCATCGGGCCCGGACGGAATTTCAGCGACCTGGCGGCGGATTACAGGCTGCCCGTCCTGCTGGTGATCGGCAACAAGCTGGGCGCCATTAATCATGCCCTGCTGACGCTGAATGCGATCAAGGCGCGCGGCCTGGAGTGCCTGGGCATTGTGTTTAATAACGTGAAGGATGAGTGGGATACCGCCTGCGTGACGAACAGAAGCATGGTGGAGGAGTTTTCCGACGCGCCCATTCTTGGGGAACTGATCCATGGGCAGGATTTCATGGATATTGACGCCCTTCTGGAACGCCTGCGCTGA
- a CDS encoding family 20 glycosylhydrolase, which yields MFLSRVFSIPVRLFAALLVCSPWGLAGGEVVTAPVPEFSSPALIPYPSKVVRGKGGARFKSVHVHLGRDVPRRDDLVKEMKDVFRMSGIPASVSKDVFEEGSLAWELSLDAGIEGEAYVLSVAPEKATVRAGSFGGFFNALQTLRQLVSKEKEGFFMPSVQISDEPAFALRGMMLDVGRYYMSPAFIKELVRRVSRYKINTLHLHLTDDPAWRLEVKKYPALTDRAFHWKSRLPGKFYTQEQLKELVDYCAGLNIQVIPEIDMPGHSQPFSKAMKTGMQTEKGVSILKEVLDEVVPLFPGRYFHMGSDEVHITMKDFIPRMAEYLRGKGKEVIVWSPGGPHDKDSVLMCWGESEAGARMDKGKKRIDSNGFYIDWADSQSGVYQVFFQQPCEVPRGDEKALGAILPVWCDGNLSSEKRVLEQYPLYPCVLTFAERVWRGGATKRKDYMAQLPPKGTAGWAEFREFEQRLASHRDRFFQGVPFAYVKQADMAWSLVGPFDHRGKNDTPFEPERKIAPSYRDGDRTLEWKSTPVYGGAVHIRHLFAMFNMHRNQYRLDHWPTLMSGDVGKGGGTCYALTSIRSPKDQEVWLMVGLNGMWGHSGGYRSARAPEQGSWDFSGGDVWLNGKRVNPPKWPFKSLPWTDWGKGRIEEAPLTWEGYFFRPPVKVKLRKGLNRVLVRSVFGHWKGDNGQRSWFFCCMPVLWDGIHYREVPGLEYDPRPDAR from the coding sequence ATGTTTTTGTCTCGAGTTTTCAGCATTCCTGTACGGTTGTTTGCCGCCCTGCTGGTTTGTTCCCCGTGGGGGCTGGCTGGCGGAGAGGTGGTAACTGCGCCTGTGCCGGAGTTTTCCTCCCCTGCGCTGATTCCTTATCCTTCCAAAGTCGTCAGGGGTAAGGGCGGGGCGCGTTTTAAAAGCGTTCATGTGCATTTAGGCCGGGATGTTCCCCGCAGGGATGACCTGGTGAAGGAAATGAAGGATGTATTCAGGATGTCCGGCATTCCGGCTTCCGTGAGCAAGGATGTCTTTGAGGAAGGTTCCCTGGCGTGGGAGTTGAGCCTGGACGCCGGAATTGAGGGGGAAGCGTATGTCCTGTCCGTCGCGCCGGAGAAGGCAACTGTCAGGGCAGGGAGCTTTGGCGGTTTTTTCAATGCCCTGCAAACGCTGCGGCAGCTGGTTTCCAAGGAGAAGGAAGGTTTTTTCATGCCCTCCGTGCAGATCAGTGACGAACCCGCCTTCGCCCTGCGGGGCATGATGCTGGACGTGGGGCGTTATTACATGTCTCCCGCGTTTATCAAGGAGCTGGTGCGCCGGGTTTCACGCTATAAGATTAATACGCTTCATCTGCATTTGACGGATGATCCCGCGTGGAGGCTGGAAGTGAAGAAGTACCCGGCCTTGACGGACCGCGCCTTTCACTGGAAGTCACGGCTGCCGGGCAAGTTTTATACGCAGGAGCAGTTGAAGGAACTGGTGGATTATTGCGCCGGGCTGAATATCCAGGTGATTCCGGAGATTGACATGCCGGGGCACAGCCAGCCGTTCTCCAAGGCCATGAAGACCGGGATGCAGACGGAGAAGGGCGTTTCCATATTGAAGGAGGTGCTGGACGAGGTTGTCCCCCTTTTTCCCGGGAGGTATTTCCATATGGGGTCCGACGAGGTGCATATTACCATGAAGGATTTTATTCCGCGCATGGCGGAGTATCTCCGGGGGAAGGGGAAGGAGGTGATTGTATGGTCGCCGGGCGGTCCCCACGACAAGGATTCCGTGCTGATGTGCTGGGGGGAGAGCGAAGCCGGAGCCCGGATGGACAAGGGAAAGAAGCGCATAGACAGCAATGGCTTTTACATTGACTGGGCGGATTCCCAGTCCGGCGTGTACCAGGTGTTTTTCCAGCAGCCGTGCGAAGTTCCCCGGGGGGATGAAAAGGCGTTGGGCGCCATCCTGCCCGTGTGGTGCGACGGGAATCTGAGCAGTGAGAAGAGAGTGCTGGAGCAGTATCCCCTTTACCCCTGCGTGCTGACGTTTGCGGAACGCGTCTGGCGCGGAGGCGCCACCAAGAGGAAGGATTACATGGCGCAGCTTCCCCCCAAGGGAACGGCCGGATGGGCGGAGTTCCGGGAGTTTGAACAGCGCCTGGCCTCCCACCGTGACAGGTTTTTCCAGGGCGTTCCCTTTGCGTACGTGAAACAGGCGGATATGGCCTGGAGCCTGGTGGGCCCGTTTGACCACCGGGGGAAGAATGACACGCCCTTTGAACCGGAACGGAAGATTGCTCCCTCCTACCGGGACGGGGATAGGACGCTGGAATGGAAGAGCACGCCCGTTTACGGCGGTGCCGTGCATATCAGGCACCTTTTTGCGATGTTCAATATGCACCGGAACCAGTACCGGCTGGACCACTGGCCCACGCTGATGTCCGGGGATGTGGGGAAGGGCGGCGGGACTTGTTACGCGCTGACTTCCATCCGCAGCCCGAAGGATCAGGAGGTGTGGCTGATGGTTGGCCTGAACGGCATGTGGGGGCATTCCGGGGGGTACCGCAGCGCGCGCGCTCCGGAGCAGGGGAGCTGGGATTTTTCCGGCGGGGACGTGTGGCTGAACGGAAAGCGCGTGAATCCGCCCAAGTGGCCGTTCAAGAGCCTGCCCTGGACGGATTGGGGCAAGGGGCGCATTGAGGAGGCTCCCCTGACCTGGGAGGGGTATTTTTTCCGCCCTCCCGTGAAGGTCAAGCTCCGCAAGGGGTTGAACCGTGTGCTGGTTCGCAGCGTGTTCGGCCACTGGAAGGGGGACAACGGGCAGAGAAGCTGGTTTTTCTGCTGCATGCCCGTCCTGTGGGACGGCATCCATTACCGGGAGGTTCCGGGGCTGGAGTACGATCCCCGGCCGGACGCCCGCTGA
- a CDS encoding alkaline phosphatase family protein produces MKLPSTRVAVIDVVALSRQMMEHMPRLTAWAEGRRVSSFPPSFPALTCSAQSTYVTGISPREHAIPANGWYNRNMSEIQFWKQSNKLVQGPRLWEKLRERYGPGFTCAKLFWWYNMYSTADWTITPRPMYPADGRKVFDIYTQPMELRETIKKDLGEFPFPTFWGPMAGIQSSRWIADSARWVERKHRPSLSLIYLPYLDYDLQKFGPSSMQAAQAAEAMDGLLCDLIGFLEQEGVTPVILSEYGISDVSRSIALNRLFRERGWITVKPEMGMEMLDCGASRAFAVADHQTALVYINDPSVKEEVRALLAAVPGVEEIRETDFSGLNPAAQERLPDFTAIAAPDAWFTYYYWMDDAKAPDFARCVDIHRKPGYDPAEMFFDPALSFPMLHAAAFLLKKKLGFRALMKVIPLNGDQVKGSHGRDRVPANQQPVFIGPASLPEIRSAQDVHEAILSAFAED; encoded by the coding sequence ATGAAACTCCCCAGCACCCGCGTAGCCGTCATTGACGTGGTGGCCCTTTCCCGCCAGATGATGGAACACATGCCCAGGCTCACCGCATGGGCGGAGGGACGGCGCGTTTCCTCCTTCCCCCCCTCCTTCCCGGCCCTCACCTGCTCCGCGCAGAGCACCTACGTCACGGGGATTTCCCCGCGGGAGCACGCCATTCCCGCCAACGGATGGTATAACCGGAACATGAGTGAAATCCAGTTCTGGAAACAGTCCAACAAGCTGGTGCAGGGACCGCGCCTGTGGGAAAAACTGCGGGAACGGTACGGCCCCGGCTTCACCTGCGCCAAGCTCTTCTGGTGGTACAACATGTACTCCACGGCGGACTGGACCATCACGCCGCGCCCCATGTACCCGGCGGACGGCCGCAAGGTCTTCGATATTTACACCCAGCCCATGGAACTCCGGGAAACCATTAAAAAAGACCTGGGGGAATTCCCCTTCCCCACCTTCTGGGGCCCCATGGCGGGCATCCAGTCCTCCCGCTGGATAGCGGACTCCGCCCGGTGGGTGGAACGGAAGCACCGTCCCAGCCTCAGCCTCATCTACCTGCCCTACCTGGACTATGACCTTCAGAAATTCGGCCCTTCCTCCATGCAGGCGGCACAGGCGGCGGAGGCCATGGACGGCCTCCTGTGCGACCTGATCGGCTTTCTGGAACAAGAGGGCGTCACCCCCGTCATCCTCAGTGAATACGGAATTTCCGACGTCTCCCGCAGCATTGCCCTCAACCGCCTCTTCCGGGAGCGGGGCTGGATCACCGTGAAGCCGGAAATGGGGATGGAAATGCTGGACTGCGGAGCTTCCCGCGCCTTCGCCGTGGCGGACCACCAGACGGCCCTGGTCTACATCAACGATCCCTCCGTGAAAGAGGAAGTAAGAGCCCTGCTCGCCGCCGTCCCGGGCGTGGAGGAAATCAGGGAAACGGACTTCTCCGGCCTCAATCCCGCGGCGCAGGAACGCCTGCCGGACTTCACCGCCATCGCGGCGCCGGACGCATGGTTCACCTACTACTACTGGATGGATGACGCCAAAGCCCCGGACTTCGCCCGCTGCGTGGACATCCACCGCAAACCGGGCTATGACCCTGCGGAGATGTTCTTTGACCCGGCCCTCTCCTTCCCCATGCTCCATGCCGCCGCCTTCCTGCTGAAAAAAAAGCTGGGCTTCCGCGCCCTGATGAAAGTCATCCCCCTCAACGGAGACCAGGTGAAAGGCTCCCACGGCAGGGACCGGGTGCCCGCAAACCAGCAGCCCGTATTCATCGGTCCGGCATCCCTGCCGGAAATCCGTTCCGCGCAGGACGTGCATGAAGCCATCCTCTCCGCCTTTGCGGAAGACTGA
- the rph gene encoding ribonuclease PH, whose translation MERQDKRLVDQLRPISFETGIAPNATASVLVTFGRTKVICAVTIEEDVPRWMKIQRVEGGWLTAEYSMLPYSTLDRKRRDITAGKLDGRSSEIQRLIGRSLRAAVDLGKIGQRTIWVDCDVLQADGGTRTASITGASVALAIAVNKLLAAGKLTESPLKRLVSAVSVGMLDGEALLDLCYVEDKDAEVDMNLVMTDRGEFVEVQGSGEEAVFTADQMNRMLELGRKGLDEIAELQRQVIAEADKPEAGALEGLSAFFGSGRQA comes from the coding sequence ATGGAACGTCAGGATAAACGACTTGTGGACCAGTTGCGCCCGATCAGCTTTGAAACGGGCATTGCGCCGAATGCCACGGCCTCCGTGCTGGTGACTTTCGGCCGCACCAAGGTGATTTGCGCCGTTACGATTGAAGAGGATGTACCCCGCTGGATGAAGATTCAGCGCGTGGAGGGCGGGTGGCTGACGGCGGAGTATTCCATGCTTCCGTATTCCACGCTTGACCGCAAGCGCCGCGATATTACGGCAGGGAAGCTGGACGGACGTTCCAGCGAGATCCAGCGCCTGATCGGCCGTTCCCTGAGGGCAGCCGTGGACCTGGGCAAAATCGGCCAGCGCACGATCTGGGTGGACTGCGACGTTCTGCAGGCTGACGGAGGCACCCGCACCGCTTCCATCACCGGGGCTTCCGTGGCCCTGGCGATTGCCGTAAACAAGCTGCTGGCCGCCGGGAAGCTGACGGAATCCCCTCTGAAGAGGCTGGTTTCCGCCGTTTCCGTGGGCATGCTGGACGGGGAGGCCCTGCTGGACCTGTGCTATGTGGAGGACAAGGACGCGGAGGTGGACATGAACCTGGTAATGACGGATCGCGGAGAGTTTGTGGAAGTTCAGGGGTCCGGGGAGGAGGCCGTATTTACGGCGGACCAGATGAACCGGATGCTGGAACTGGGCCGCAAGGGCCTGGACGAGATTGCTGAACTGCAGCGCCAGGTCATTGCCGAGGCGGACAAGCCGGAAGCCGGCGCACTGGAAGGCTTGAGCGCCTTTTTCGGCAGCGGCAGGCAGGCATGA